The Solibacillus isronensis genome window below encodes:
- a CDS encoding LytTR family DNA-binding domain-containing protein translates to MSLQNIEIEKSILNQYKIILEDWIPQDASIAIAVNNSFIYFSTGHHHFSLKVGSAVPKDSIAYKVLQTAKKVDAVMENTLFETPYYAIGYPILVNGEQGALVVVLPPLFKVKSSDMYQFLTGKQIEDWVPISIDEISHIESLQKRTWFYSKGEQYKTAITLKELQTRLPNNFLRIHRSYIINICYIKKISRDLTSNFIVQLKDGVELPVSQSYINNLRAVLEF, encoded by the coding sequence TTGTCATTACAAAATATTGAAATCGAAAAGAGCATTTTAAATCAGTATAAAATTATTTTAGAAGATTGGATTCCTCAAGATGCATCGATTGCAATAGCAGTAAACAATAGCTTTATTTATTTCAGCACAGGTCATCACCATTTTTCATTGAAAGTAGGTTCCGCAGTTCCGAAAGACAGTATCGCTTATAAAGTACTTCAAACAGCAAAAAAAGTAGATGCTGTTATGGAGAATACACTTTTTGAAACACCTTATTATGCGATTGGATATCCAATTTTGGTAAACGGTGAACAAGGTGCTTTAGTTGTCGTGCTGCCCCCATTATTTAAAGTAAAAAGTTCAGATATGTATCAGTTTTTAACAGGAAAACAAATAGAAGATTGGGTACCCATTTCGATTGATGAAATTTCACATATTGAAAGTCTGCAAAAGCGAACATGGTTTTACTCCAAAGGTGAGCAGTACAAAACAGCCATTACACTTAAAGAGTTGCAGACTCGACTACCAAATAACTTTCTTCGCATTCATCGTTCCTATATTATAAATATTTGCTATATAAAGAAAATCTCGCGGGATCTGACTTCTAACTTTATTGTTCAACTGAAGGATGGCGTAGAATTACCAGTAAGTCAGTCCTATATCAATAACTTACGGGCAGTTTTGGAGTTTTAA
- the aceA gene encoding isocitrate lyase, whose product MSTRQERIEALQKDWAENSRWKGIERGYTAEEVVKLQGSFIQEQTLAKRGSARLWKSLHEAPFINALGALTGNQAVQQVKAGLQAIYLSGWQVAADANLSGQMYPDQSLYPANSVPAVVKRINQALQRADQIDHAEGRDDGFDWFAPIVADAEAGFGGPLNVFELVKGMIEAGAAGVHLEDQLASEKKCGHLGGKVLLPTQNAVRNLIAARLAADVAGVDTILIARTDADAADMVTSDIDPRDAEFLTGERTPEGFYRTKPGIKQAIARGLAYAPYADLIWCETSHPSLEEAREFAAAIHAEFPGKMLAYNCSPSFNWKAKLSDEEIAEYQRELGKLGYKFQFITLAGFHSLNYSMFELAHDYKDNGMAAYSKLQQAEFAAESKGYTATRHQREVGTGYFDEVSQTISGGTSSTTAMSGSTETEQFV is encoded by the coding sequence ATGTCAACTCGTCAAGAAAGAATCGAAGCTTTACAAAAGGATTGGGCAGAAAACTCACGTTGGAAAGGAATTGAGCGTGGCTATACAGCTGAAGAGGTTGTAAAGTTACAAGGTTCATTCATCCAGGAGCAAACATTAGCAAAACGAGGATCTGCTCGTTTATGGAAATCATTACATGAAGCGCCTTTCATTAATGCTTTAGGTGCTTTAACGGGGAATCAGGCAGTACAGCAAGTAAAGGCAGGTTTACAGGCAATCTACTTATCGGGGTGGCAAGTAGCGGCTGATGCAAACCTTTCTGGTCAAATGTATCCGGACCAGTCTTTATATCCGGCAAACTCTGTACCAGCAGTAGTAAAACGTATTAACCAGGCGCTTCAGCGTGCTGACCAAATCGACCATGCTGAAGGCCGTGATGATGGTTTTGACTGGTTTGCGCCGATTGTAGCTGATGCGGAAGCAGGCTTCGGTGGTCCATTAAACGTATTTGAATTAGTTAAGGGAATGATTGAAGCGGGTGCTGCTGGTGTGCATTTAGAAGACCAATTAGCTTCTGAGAAAAAATGCGGACACTTAGGCGGGAAAGTATTATTACCAACGCAAAACGCTGTACGTAATTTAATTGCTGCACGTTTAGCAGCTGATGTTGCAGGAGTTGATACTATTTTGATCGCACGTACTGATGCAGATGCTGCTGACATGGTAACTTCAGATATCGACCCACGCGATGCAGAATTCTTAACAGGTGAACGTACTCCAGAAGGATTCTACCGTACTAAACCAGGTATTAAGCAAGCAATTGCACGCGGGTTAGCTTATGCACCATATGCAGATTTAATCTGGTGTGAGACTTCTCACCCGTCATTAGAAGAAGCTCGTGAGTTTGCAGCTGCAATCCACGCTGAGTTCCCAGGAAAAATGTTAGCGTATAACTGCTCGCCTTCATTCAACTGGAAAGCTAAGTTATCAGATGAAGAGATTGCAGAGTACCAACGTGAGTTAGGTAAACTTGGCTACAAGTTCCAATTTATTACACTTGCTGGTTTCCACAGCTTAAACTACTCAATGTTCGAGCTTGCGCATGACTACAAAGACAATGGTATGGCTGCTTACTCTAAACTACAACAAGCAGAGTTTGCTGCTGAAAGTAAAGGTTACACTGCTACTCGTCACCAACGTGAAGTAGGTACTGGTTACTTTGATGAAGTATCACAAACAATTTCAGGTGGTACATCTTCGACAACTGCTATGTCCGGCTCTACTGAAACAGAGCAATTTGTATAA